One Lentibacillus cibarius DNA window includes the following coding sequences:
- a CDS encoding murein hydrolase activator EnvC family protein, with product MMRKWIAYLFAAFIVLGFGLTGWENVSAASASNVNQEINELKKKQDNLHDKKSNLKNKKENTEAKIAENKDKQVTVNSAINKIDQDLTETRNAIKSKENEIAETNRQLNTLKKQIDNINNKIDKLKKDIKKLKERIEKREELLKDRLRAIQSNGGSMKYIEVIMGSNSFSDFISRSSAVSTIMEQDKNIMETHAKEKKQLEDKQAEVEEKKKEIEDKKTKIENKKASLESKKQELESLQEQLDKQMNKKEEKLGELKKEQNQLENYKMSLAEQQQVVKNQEAAVNKAIRMAKQRKEELNQLGNEANGSGSFAWPASGYITDYYGSRGGTHPGIDLGNATAKGGGNVPIKAAADGVVTRAYTSSSYGNVVFITHVIDGDKYETVYAHMKYPPMVRDMQVVKKGQQIGVMGSTGDSTGPHLHFEVHQPKWTYSKQYSTNPLSYLP from the coding sequence ATGATGAGGAAATGGATTGCCTATTTGTTTGCAGCTTTTATCGTACTTGGATTTGGTCTGACCGGTTGGGAGAATGTATCAGCCGCGTCAGCCAGTAATGTAAACCAGGAAATCAATGAACTCAAAAAGAAGCAAGATAATTTACACGATAAAAAATCCAATTTAAAGAACAAAAAAGAAAACACGGAAGCGAAAATTGCAGAAAACAAGGATAAACAAGTAACGGTCAACAGTGCTATCAATAAAATTGATCAGGACTTGACGGAAACGAGAAATGCTATCAAATCAAAGGAGAATGAAATAGCTGAAACGAATCGTCAGCTCAACACATTAAAAAAGCAGATTGATAACATTAACAACAAAATTGATAAACTAAAAAAAGATATCAAAAAACTAAAAGAACGCATCGAAAAACGGGAAGAACTTTTAAAAGATCGACTCCGTGCGATTCAATCGAATGGTGGGAGCATGAAATACATAGAAGTCATCATGGGGTCAAACAGTTTCAGTGATTTTATCAGCCGTTCCTCCGCTGTCAGCACCATTATGGAGCAGGATAAGAACATCATGGAAACCCATGCAAAGGAAAAGAAACAGTTGGAAGACAAACAAGCTGAAGTAGAGGAAAAGAAAAAAGAGATAGAAGATAAGAAAACAAAAATTGAGAATAAAAAAGCATCCCTAGAAAGCAAAAAACAGGAGCTTGAGTCATTGCAAGAACAACTGGATAAGCAAATGAATAAAAAAGAAGAAAAGCTCGGGGAACTTAAAAAAGAACAAAATCAGCTTGAAAATTACAAGATGAGCTTAGCTGAACAACAGCAAGTAGTCAAAAATCAAGAAGCTGCTGTTAATAAAGCAATTCGTATGGCAAAACAAAGAAAAGAAGAACTTAATCAACTAGGAAATGAAGCAAACGGCAGTGGTTCCTTTGCTTGGCCTGCATCAGGCTATATAACTGATTATTATGGGTCACGCGGTGGAACACATCCTGGAATAGACTTAGGTAATGCAACGGCTAAGGGGGGCGGAAACGTACCTATTAAAGCGGCAGCAGACGGTGTCGTAACCAGGGCGTATACTTCAAGTTCATATGGGAATGTCGTATTTATAACACATGTTATTGACGGCGATAAATACGAAACGGTTTATGCCCATATGAAATACCCGCCTATGGTTAGAGATATGCAGGTAGTTAAGAAAGGTCAACAAATTGGTGTGATGGGGTCAACAGGTGATTCAACTGGTCCACATTTGCACTTTGAAGTTCATCAGCCTAAGTGGACCTATTCGAAGCAGTATTCTACAAACCCTTTGAGTTATCTGCCGTAA
- a CDS encoding cytochrome C oxidase subunit II, with protein sequence MVQTVAWVTSLFFMFLVLVVFAVVAWKSTERKEYAPIKKKWYKARTFYASVLIVLMTSITIYTLRELPYSQPVYGADQEPVVVDVEGMQFGWEMSQTEFKVGEPVEFHVTSKDVNHGFGIYDEEMNMLAQTQAMPDYTNKVYMTFDEPGTYEILCLEYCGLAHDLMTAEITVTE encoded by the coding sequence TTGGTACAGACAGTTGCATGGGTCACGAGTTTGTTTTTTATGTTTCTTGTACTTGTCGTATTTGCAGTTGTTGCATGGAAGTCTACAGAGCGGAAGGAATATGCACCGATAAAGAAAAAATGGTATAAGGCACGTACGTTTTATGCGTCGGTGTTGATTGTATTGATGACGAGCATAACAATTTATACACTTCGGGAACTACCATATAGCCAGCCGGTTTATGGTGCCGATCAGGAACCAGTGGTGGTAGATGTGGAAGGCATGCAGTTTGGCTGGGAAATGAGTCAAACCGAATTTAAAGTAGGTGAGCCTGTTGAATTTCATGTTACCAGTAAGGATGTGAATCACGGCTTTGGAATTTACGATGAAGAGATGAACATGCTTGCACAAACACAGGCAATGCCTGACTATACAAATAAAGTTTACATGACGTTTGATGAACCTGGAACATATGAAATTCTTTGTCTAGAGTATTGTGGACTTGCTCACGATTTAATGACAGCGGAAATAACAGTAACGGAATAA
- the prfB gene encoding peptide chain release factor 2 (programmed frameshift) → MELVEIGNELEQMAKRINDFRGSLDLDVKRERIKELEMQMTSPEFWENQDEAQKVIDESNQLKSYVEGFEEIEGKLENLEVSYELVKEENDRELFADLDKEVSELRSEINQFELQMLLSEPYDQNNAILELHPGAGGTESQDWASILLRMYQRWAERKGFTVETLDYLPGDEAGVKSVTLWIKGHNAYGYLKAEKGVHRLVRISPFDSSGRRHTSFASCEVTPEMDDDVDIEINNEDINIDTYRASGAGGQHVNTTDSAVRITHLPTKIVVTCQSERSQIQNRERAMKMLRSKLYQRELDRQQRELNEIRGEQKEIGWGSQIRSYVFHPYTMVKDHRTNMEIGNAQGVVDGNIDPLIDSYLRSRID, encoded by the exons ATGGAACTTGTTGAAATTGGAAATGAATTGGAACAAATGGCCAAGCGAATTAATGATTTCAGGGGGTCTCTT GACTTAGATGTCAAACGGGAACGGATAAAAGAACTGGAAATGCAAATGACATCTCCTGAATTTTGGGAAAATCAGGATGAAGCGCAAAAAGTTATCGATGAATCGAACCAGCTGAAAAGCTATGTAGAAGGCTTCGAGGAAATAGAAGGAAAACTGGAGAACCTTGAAGTATCTTATGAACTGGTGAAAGAGGAAAATGACCGGGAATTATTTGCCGATCTTGATAAAGAAGTTTCCGAGTTACGCAGTGAAATTAATCAATTCGAATTACAAATGCTGTTGAGTGAACCATATGATCAAAATAATGCGATTCTAGAGTTACACCCTGGTGCCGGTGGTACGGAATCACAGGACTGGGCGAGCATTTTGCTTCGAATGTATCAGCGCTGGGCCGAACGAAAAGGATTCACAGTTGAAACACTTGATTACCTACCAGGTGATGAGGCCGGAGTTAAAAGTGTTACGCTGTGGATTAAAGGTCATAATGCTTATGGGTATTTGAAAGCCGAGAAAGGTGTTCATCGTCTTGTTCGGATTTCGCCATTTGATTCATCGGGGCGACGTCATACATCGTTTGCTTCATGTGAAGTGACACCGGAAATGGATGATGATGTGGATATTGAAATAAACAATGAAGACATTAATATTGACACGTATCGGGCGAGTGGTGCCGGTGGACAGCATGTAAATACAACTGATTCGGCTGTTCGGATTACTCACTTGCCAACAAAGATTGTCGTCACTTGTCAATCAGAACGTTCACAAATACAAAACCGCGAGCGAGCTATGAAAATGCTGCGGTCCAAACTTTACCAGCGCGAACTAGACCGTCAGCAGCGGGAGCTAAATGAAATTCGCGGTGAGCAAAAGGAAATCGGCTGGGGTAGTCAAATTCGCTCTTACGTATTCCATCCATATACAATGGTGAAAGATCATCGGACAAATATGGAAATTGGGAATGCACAAGGGGTTGTTGACGGTAATATCGATCCCCTTATTGATTCCTATTTACGCTCGCGAATTGATTAA
- a CDS encoding S41 family peptidase produces MKLQKQHIIMLLFAALVLGFAGAYAGVKLAQPGPASDQELAGNGAGLQNQGNARPPAKIQKVAQAYNLIKENYLEDVKDKQLIEGAIQGMVGSLEDPYSSYMDKETMKQFNQTIESSFEGIGAEVSKVNGKITIVSPIKDSPAEKAGLRPNDQILSVAGESVAGLNLQEAVQKIRGKKGTEVVIEIQREGVSEPFEVSIVRDDIPVETVYSEVETINGRKTGVIEITSFAENTADDFSKQLTELENKNIEGLVIDVRGNPGGLLTAVEGILKNFIPKDMPYVQIENPDGKVSKSYSNLDEKKPYPISVLINEGSASASEILAVAMKEAGYNIVGTKSFGKGTVQQALPLGDGSRLKLTFFKWLSPKGTWIHEKGVKPTVKADQPAYYFSNPIQLDKPLTYNDTGDKVKNIQIMLEGLGHDPERTDGYFNKATEATVKSFQTEHDLEATGKVDEKTAGLIETKIIEKVRDGEDDRQLEKALNILYQ; encoded by the coding sequence ATGAAACTGCAGAAACAGCATATCATTATGTTATTGTTCGCTGCACTGGTTTTGGGATTTGCAGGTGCATATGCCGGTGTGAAACTGGCGCAGCCCGGGCCTGCCAGCGATCAGGAACTGGCTGGGAATGGAGCAGGTTTACAAAACCAGGGGAACGCGAGACCACCGGCCAAAATTCAAAAAGTTGCCCAGGCATACAATTTAATAAAAGAAAACTATTTAGAAGATGTAAAGGATAAACAATTAATCGAAGGCGCAATCCAGGGTATGGTTGGTTCATTGGAGGATCCATACAGTTCATACATGGATAAAGAAACAATGAAACAATTTAATCAAACGATTGAATCGTCGTTTGAAGGGATCGGTGCGGAAGTAAGTAAAGTCAATGGGAAGATTACGATTGTATCACCGATTAAGGATTCACCAGCAGAGAAAGCTGGATTGCGTCCGAACGACCAGATTTTGAGTGTTGCCGGTGAAAGTGTTGCCGGACTTAACTTGCAGGAAGCAGTCCAAAAGATTCGTGGTAAAAAGGGTACAGAAGTAGTAATCGAAATCCAGCGTGAAGGTGTTTCCGAACCATTTGAAGTATCGATTGTTCGTGATGATATACCGGTGGAGACGGTTTATTCTGAGGTAGAGACAATTAATGGTAGGAAGACAGGGGTTATTGAAATAACCTCGTTTGCGGAAAATACAGCAGATGATTTCTCAAAACAGCTAACGGAGCTGGAGAACAAAAATATCGAGGGGTTAGTAATCGATGTTCGTGGAAATCCAGGTGGCCTGCTTACAGCTGTTGAGGGGATTTTGAAAAACTTTATTCCTAAGGACATGCCTTATGTACAAATTGAAAATCCGGATGGCAAGGTGTCCAAATCGTACTCCAATCTAGATGAGAAAAAGCCGTATCCTATCAGTGTGCTTATTAATGAGGGTAGTGCGTCTGCATCTGAAATCCTGGCAGTGGCGATGAAGGAAGCCGGATATAATATTGTCGGGACGAAAAGTTTTGGTAAAGGAACCGTACAACAGGCACTGCCGCTCGGTGATGGAAGTAGGCTTAAACTGACCTTTTTTAAATGGCTATCACCAAAAGGAACATGGATCCATGAAAAAGGTGTTAAACCAACAGTTAAGGCAGACCAACCAGCGTATTATTTTAGCAATCCGATTCAACTGGATAAACCACTGACATATAACGATACTGGTGATAAAGTGAAAAATATACAGATCATGCTGGAAGGACTGGGGCATGACCCTGAGCGTACAGATGGTTATTTTAATAAAGCTACAGAAGCAACGGTTAAATCCTTTCAGACGGAACATGACCTGGAAGCAACTGGAAAGGTAGATGAAAAAACGGCTGGTCTTATTGAAACTAAAATTATCGAAAAGGTTCGTGACGGTGAGGATGACCGGCAATTAGAAAAAGCACTGAATATATTATATCAATAA
- the ftsX gene encoding permease-like cell division protein FtsX has product MKFRTIKRHFREGMKNIFRNGWMTVASVGAVTITLMLVSAFLALMLNLNHMASGLEEEVQIDALIDRAATETDIKELRTEIQKIDEVGSVTFSSKDEQLEKLIEDMGEEGDTWKMFEQDNPLSHAYVVKAKDPSETEALAKEINRLDNIQEVNYGKDTVQRLFTFNDYSRNIGLVLIVGLVFTAIFLISNTIKLTIMARSREIGIMKLVGATNGFIRWPFFVEGMLLGVLGAIIPIMAVLSGYYYLDNNISDKITYDFVDILPFSPFALQLALIILVIGVFIGVWGSVMSVRKFLKI; this is encoded by the coding sequence ATGAAATTTAGGACCATAAAACGTCATTTCCGAGAAGGCATGAAGAACATTTTTCGTAACGGTTGGATGACGGTAGCTTCCGTTGGTGCAGTAACAATAACGCTTATGCTTGTCAGTGCATTCCTGGCATTAATGCTGAATCTGAATCATATGGCAAGCGGGCTTGAAGAAGAAGTCCAGATTGATGCGCTTATTGATCGTGCCGCTACAGAAACCGACATAAAAGAGCTTCGAACTGAAATTCAGAAAATAGATGAAGTAGGATCAGTAACTTTTTCCTCCAAAGATGAGCAGCTAGAGAAGCTAATAGAAGATATGGGGGAAGAGGGTGATACATGGAAAATGTTTGAACAGGACAACCCGCTTAGTCACGCCTATGTCGTAAAAGCGAAGGATCCTTCTGAAACGGAAGCACTTGCGAAAGAGATTAATAGATTGGACAACATTCAAGAGGTCAATTACGGAAAGGACACTGTCCAACGGCTGTTCACCTTCAACGATTATTCCCGTAATATTGGTCTTGTCCTGATCGTGGGTCTGGTTTTCACCGCGATATTCCTGATTTCGAATACGATTAAACTTACAATCATGGCCCGAAGCAGAGAAATCGGTATTATGAAACTGGTAGGTGCGACGAATGGATTTATTCGCTGGCCATTCTTTGTCGAGGGGATGCTGCTCGGGGTTCTTGGGGCCATCATACCTATAATGGCTGTTTTGAGTGGATACTATTATTTGGATAATAACATCAGCGACAAAATCACGTACGATTTTGTCGATATACTGCCATTTAGTCCATTCGCATTGCAGCTTGCTTTAATCATCTTGGTTATCGGAGTATTTATTGGCGTATGGGGAAGTGTCATGAGTGTTCGTAAATTCTTGAAAATATAA
- a CDS encoding cbb3-type cytochrome c oxidase subunit I, which translates to MEAKSRNNLVVSYLTLGGIIIVAMMVFGILMLLTQGGMLDLSPAAFYQFLTIHGTGMVGAAALAAAGVMGYFLSQYVQLSKKIMTANLALFLIGVVMVIVGVFSFKYAGSWTFLYPLPKLSASAWGTVGALLYLFGMLILGVGFLLFYLDSGRAIMKKYGSLAKGLGWDVIAGKKSEDNAPPKAVIASTMVTIVNVTALTAGSAVLIMNVINVINPAFTVDPLLAKNLTYAFGHIFANSIIYMAVIAVYEILPRYANRPWKANRVFLIAWTMSTVFTLLIYTHHLLMDSVMPTWTLIMAQALSYANGLPVLVVTAYGALMIVYKSGIKWDVASGLLYLSMFGWVVGVVPAIVDATIVVNHVMHNTKWVPGHFHMYMALGACTMFFGFMYYLAKQDSDIKQNILDRLSFVAFALAIVSLSGSFLVSGALSTPRRWASHIPEWMGPAVFGAFAGVFAALAVTVFVIHFIRYIFRRKEKVSGDRNDEKLA; encoded by the coding sequence ATGGAAGCGAAGTCACGCAATAATCTGGTTGTATCCTACTTAACACTTGGTGGCATTATTATTGTTGCGATGATGGTGTTCGGAATTTTGATGCTTTTGACGCAGGGCGGTATGTTAGATTTATCCCCGGCTGCATTCTATCAGTTCCTAACCATACATGGAACTGGGATGGTTGGTGCTGCAGCATTGGCTGCGGCTGGAGTGATGGGGTATTTTCTAAGTCAATATGTTCAGTTATCGAAAAAGATTATGACGGCCAATCTGGCTTTATTTCTGATTGGCGTTGTCATGGTGATCGTTGGTGTATTTTCATTTAAATATGCGGGTTCCTGGACATTCCTTTATCCGCTGCCGAAATTGTCAGCATCGGCGTGGGGAACAGTTGGTGCATTGTTGTACCTGTTTGGAATGCTTATTTTAGGTGTTGGTTTCTTATTATTTTACCTTGATTCCGGTCGGGCGATCATGAAGAAATATGGAAGTTTGGCAAAAGGGCTTGGCTGGGATGTCATTGCCGGAAAAAAGTCTGAGGACAACGCTCCGCCTAAAGCGGTTATTGCAAGTACGATGGTTACGATAGTTAATGTAACGGCGTTGACAGCTGGTTCCGCGGTATTGATTATGAATGTCATTAATGTGATTAATCCGGCATTTACAGTTGATCCATTGCTGGCTAAAAACCTGACATATGCGTTTGGACACATTTTTGCCAACTCGATTATTTATATGGCAGTGATTGCGGTTTATGAAATATTGCCACGTTATGCGAATCGTCCCTGGAAGGCAAATAGGGTATTCCTGATTGCCTGGACGATGTCGACTGTTTTTACATTACTCATTTACACACACCATCTATTAATGGATTCAGTTATGCCGACATGGACACTCATAATGGCACAAGCACTCTCCTATGCAAATGGGTTGCCGGTTCTCGTTGTAACGGCGTATGGAGCGTTAATGATTGTTTATAAATCCGGTATTAAATGGGATGTCGCCTCCGGGTTATTGTATCTGTCTATGTTTGGCTGGGTAGTAGGCGTTGTGCCGGCAATTGTCGATGCGACGATTGTTGTAAACCATGTCATGCATAATACGAAATGGGTTCCGGGTCACTTCCATATGTATATGGCACTTGGAGCTTGCACGATGTTTTTTGGATTTATGTATTATTTGGCAAAACAGGACAGTGATATCAAACAAAATATACTGGATCGCTTATCCTTTGTAGCTTTTGCACTGGCAATCGTTTCGCTGAGTGGGTCGTTTCTCGTTTCCGGAGCACTAAGTACACCGAGACGCTGGGCTTCCCACATACCGGAATGGATGGGTCCGGCTGTTTTTGGGGCATTTGCCGGTGTATTTGCAGCGTTGGCGGTAACTGTATTTGTTATTCATTTTATCCGTTATATCTTCAGACGCAAAGAAAAAGTTTCTGGTGACCGGAATGATGAAAAGCTCGCATAA
- the cccB gene encoding cytochrome c551: protein MKKGLLSILFGTALVLGACGGGDDGGTDNGDNGDTGTEEPAGENGESTAAAEEIFQNNCASCHGGDLSGGAGPDLREVGSDYSSDEIVDIIQNGKDGMPPQDVSDEDAQALASWLAEKK from the coding sequence ATGAAAAAAGGTTTATTATCAATATTGTTCGGCACGGCGCTTGTGCTCGGCGCTTGTGGCGGAGGAGATGACGGTGGAACCGATAATGGTGATAACGGTGACACCGGTACGGAAGAACCTGCAGGAGAAAATGGTGAATCCACCGCTGCTGCGGAAGAAATTTTCCAAAACAACTGTGCTTCGTGCCACGGTGGAGATCTTTCCGGTGGAGCTGGCCCTGATTTAAGAGAAGTTGGTTCGGATTATTCGTCGGATGAAATTGTTGATATCATTCAAAATGGTAAAGATGGTATGCCTCCTCAGGATGTATCTGATGAAGATGCACAGGCACTTGCATCTTGGTTGGCAGAGAAAAAGTAA
- the ftsE gene encoding cell division ATP-binding protein FtsE: MIKMKDVHKTYANGVTALNGISIEINQGEFVYIVGPSGAGKSTFIRLMYREAKPSSGSIIINDIDMDNLKEKNVPFLRRDIGVIFQDFKLLPKLTVYENIAFALEVIEESPRNIRKRVMDVLELVGLKNKARFIPDELSGGEQQRVTIARAIVNHPRIVIADEPTGNLDPETSWGIMRIFEEINARGTTIIMATHSKEIVNTIKKRVIAIEDGLIVRDEHRGEYGYEI, from the coding sequence ATGATAAAAATGAAAGACGTACATAAAACCTATGCCAATGGTGTTACAGCACTTAATGGCATTTCAATAGAAATTAACCAGGGGGAATTTGTATATATTGTTGGCCCGAGTGGTGCTGGTAAATCAACATTCATCAGACTCATGTATCGGGAAGCAAAGCCATCATCAGGTAGCATAATAATTAATGACATTGATATGGATAACCTGAAGGAGAAAAACGTTCCATTTTTACGAAGGGATATTGGTGTTATCTTTCAAGATTTTAAGCTTTTGCCTAAATTGACAGTCTATGAAAATATTGCGTTTGCACTAGAGGTGATTGAAGAATCTCCCCGTAATATCCGTAAACGGGTCATGGATGTGCTCGAATTGGTAGGTCTAAAAAATAAGGCACGCTTTATTCCGGACGAGCTTTCCGGTGGTGAACAGCAACGTGTGACTATTGCCCGGGCAATAGTCAACCATCCAAGGATTGTTATTGCAGACGAACCGACTGGTAACTTGGATCCGGAAACATCATGGGGAATTATGCGCATATTCGAGGAGATTAATGCGAGGGGAACAACAATCATTATGGCTACTCACAGCAAAGAAATTGTCAACACGATTAAAAAACGTGTAATCGCAATTGAAGACGGATTAATCGTGCGTGACGAACATCGAGGTGAATATGGCTATGAAATTTAG
- a CDS encoding PDZ domain-containing protein, translated as MVETWLMELWRGIGRFFVNPLVYWTVILIVFAGVRRIRKERKDFGLKLFDLFAEWRNTWLMSIGFSLLLSAFALGVGIVFSKETILMLAIVTIVLSFSFRFTLLSPVYTIGISYLLLLLLPFVLDGQTFADISFSSSVNFVGLALLLALLLMAETVLLIQNSRSRTFPELKPGRRGLRIGVHHLKKVGFIPFFVLIPTGSITSFASFWPSLTLNGEMYSLALVPFVIGFDHIVQGTLPKKGAMAIARRVLILGMIVLFLAVGSVYAGWLSLAAIFIGIIGREYINYRHRMKDQAKVPFFNKNERGVKVLAVIPDTPAARLGITVGETITKANGKRINDMESFYYALQESGAFFKLEITGNNGEVRFVQSALYEEDHHELGVITTNDRFLDKQLKKHG; from the coding sequence ATGGTAGAGACCTGGCTTATGGAATTATGGAGAGGAATAGGCAGATTTTTTGTTAATCCCCTCGTTTATTGGACCGTTATTTTAATTGTGTTTGCAGGAGTTAGGCGAATTCGAAAGGAACGGAAAGACTTTGGGCTTAAGTTGTTTGATTTATTTGCAGAATGGCGAAATACATGGCTAATGAGTATCGGTTTTAGTTTATTGTTATCAGCATTTGCACTAGGTGTGGGGATTGTCTTTTCCAAGGAAACTATTTTGATGCTGGCCATTGTAACGATTGTATTGAGCTTTTCGTTTCGTTTCACACTGCTTTCTCCCGTGTATACGATTGGTATCAGTTATTTGCTGTTACTATTGCTTCCGTTTGTGCTGGATGGTCAGACCTTCGCCGATATAAGTTTCTCTTCATCTGTCAATTTTGTCGGTTTAGCCTTATTACTGGCACTGTTGTTAATGGCGGAAACCGTATTGTTGATACAAAACAGCCGAAGCAGGACATTTCCAGAATTAAAGCCTGGACGCCGTGGGTTACGGATAGGCGTGCACCATCTTAAAAAAGTTGGCTTTATTCCTTTTTTTGTGCTGATACCGACAGGCTCAATTACCTCGTTTGCATCATTTTGGCCATCCCTTACGTTAAATGGCGAAATGTATAGCCTTGCATTGGTGCCGTTCGTGATAGGATTTGATCATATCGTGCAGGGCACACTCCCGAAAAAAGGCGCAATGGCTATCGCAAGACGGGTTTTAATACTCGGTATGATCGTATTATTCCTGGCTGTTGGAAGCGTTTATGCCGGATGGTTGTCACTGGCGGCTATCTTCATTGGAATTATCGGAAGGGAATATATCAATTACAGACACCGCATGAAGGATCAGGCTAAAGTACCCTTTTTCAACAAAAATGAGCGTGGTGTCAAAGTGTTAGCGGTGATTCCAGATACACCGGCTGCCCGTTTAGGTATTACAGTTGGTGAAACGATTACGAAAGCGAATGGAAAAAGGATTAATGATATGGAGTCATTCTATTACGCGTTGCAGGAAAGTGGAGCATTTTTTAAACTCGAAATTACTGGCAATAATGGGGAGGTACGTTTTGTTCAAAGCGCGTTATACGAGGAGGACCATCATGAATTGGGTGTTATTACGACGAACGACCGCTTCTTGGACAAGCAATTAAAAAAGCATGGATAA